In Tenuifilum sp. 4138str, a single window of DNA contains:
- a CDS encoding 7-carboxy-7-deazaguanine synthase QueE: MNFYDTVKQFDDGRMLPLVEEFYTLQGEGYQTGRAAYFIRIGGCDVGCSWCDSKLSWNPEVFPPVRVDEIVERAASFPAKAVVVTGGEPTLYPLDYLCTELKKRGVQTFIETSGAYTLTGQWDWICLSPKRQQPPTEGIHMMADELKVIVSTPADFEWAEENAAKVKATCQLFLQPEWSVYNQIIPAIVDYIMLHPKWRVSLQAHKFMRIP, encoded by the coding sequence ATGAACTTTTACGATACCGTTAAACAGTTTGACGATGGCCGGATGCTCCCGCTTGTGGAGGAGTTTTATACCCTACAGGGTGAGGGCTATCAGACTGGTAGGGCTGCATACTTCATTCGCATTGGTGGTTGCGATGTGGGTTGTTCCTGGTGCGATTCCAAGCTGTCGTGGAACCCGGAGGTATTCCCTCCCGTTAGGGTTGATGAAATAGTTGAGCGGGCAGCAAGTTTTCCTGCAAAAGCAGTTGTGGTTACCGGAGGTGAGCCAACCCTTTACCCGCTCGATTATCTATGCACTGAACTCAAGAAGCGGGGTGTTCAAACCTTTATTGAAACTTCCGGGGCCTATACCCTTACCGGCCAATGGGATTGGATTTGCCTATCGCCTAAAAGGCAGCAGCCACCCACTGAGGGCATTCACATGATGGCCGATGAGCTAAAAGTAATAGTATCCACTCCTGCCGACTTTGAATGGGCTGAGGAGAATGCCGCCAAGGTAAAAGCAACCTGCCAGCTTTTTCTCCAGCCTGAGTGGAGCGTTTACAATCAAATTATTCCGGCCATTGTTGACTACATTATGCTCCATCCCAAGTGGCGAGTTTCGCTTCAGGCGCATAAGTTTATGAGGATACCTTGA
- a CDS encoding amino acid permease — MSENIKKFGTAPVFFTAFSTILGAILFLRFGFAVGTLGFFGVILIILLGHMVTIPTSFAISELATNKRVEGGGEYFIISRSFGLNIGATIGIALYLSQAISVAFYVIAFTESFQFLFDFIEKTYGFSLPRQAVSLPLMLLLSYVILKKGANLGVKALYVVVGILTLSLILFFLGKGETVSGVDLNIFNEPLRNVDQFFVVFAIIFPAFTGMTAGVGLSGDLRNPAKSIPIGTISATIGGMIVYFFISYKLASSASPEALIGNQFVMSDIALLGWLFIPLGLAASTLSSALGSVMVAPRTLQALALDKTFPVKQVNSWLGKSRDEDNEPYNASLITCIIALFFVAIGDVNMVAQIISMFFLITYGTLCLISFLHHFGSSPSYRPSFRSKWYISLVGFVTSVWVMLKISMVYTLLALGIIVLLYIYIDNVHKNRKGLSSIFANTIFQINRRLQIYLQKSNLVRSISDWRPSVICISKDSFVRNNAFLLTNWISYKYGFGTYLHLIDDYFSKASYLKSQEELKRLIHNYGDNSHVYIDTLISPSYTSAIANSIQMPSISGMENNMVILECLKDDADEMDKIIENLNLINAGNFDIAILTSSNKPIIYKNGIHIWIKTTDADNANLMIILGFILLGHPDWHGADIKIFDLCKKSDVAETRRQMKELIDKGRLPITPQNVKIIVEEQDKSNKDVINQYSVDAGLVIVGFNRESIKNQGKSIFEGYDNLGNVLFVNSSINKIIE; from the coding sequence ATGAGCGAAAATATTAAAAAGTTTGGAACAGCGCCAGTGTTCTTCACTGCTTTTTCCACTATTCTTGGCGCAATACTTTTCTTGCGATTTGGTTTTGCAGTAGGTACACTGGGTTTTTTTGGTGTGATTTTAATCATTTTGCTTGGACATATGGTTACTATTCCCACCTCGTTTGCCATATCGGAATTAGCCACTAACAAACGTGTAGAAGGGGGAGGGGAATATTTCATTATATCAAGGTCATTCGGTTTAAATATAGGTGCAACCATTGGAATTGCGCTATACCTCTCTCAGGCCATTAGTGTTGCCTTCTATGTGATTGCTTTTACTGAATCATTTCAGTTTTTATTTGATTTTATCGAAAAAACATATGGCTTTTCGCTACCCAGACAGGCAGTAAGTTTGCCGTTAATGTTGCTGTTGAGTTATGTAATACTTAAAAAAGGAGCAAACCTTGGAGTAAAAGCGCTATACGTTGTAGTAGGAATATTAACCCTATCACTTATCTTGTTTTTTCTAGGTAAAGGTGAAACCGTTTCAGGAGTTGATCTAAATATTTTTAATGAACCGCTTAGGAATGTTGACCAATTTTTTGTGGTGTTTGCAATCATATTTCCTGCCTTTACAGGAATGACTGCAGGAGTTGGATTGTCAGGCGACCTTAGAAACCCTGCAAAGTCAATTCCAATAGGGACCATTTCTGCTACCATTGGGGGAATGATAGTTTACTTTTTCATTTCATATAAGCTGGCAAGCTCAGCTTCACCCGAAGCATTGATTGGTAATCAGTTTGTGATGAGCGATATTGCCCTGTTGGGATGGTTATTTATACCATTAGGTTTGGCTGCATCAACGCTTTCGTCGGCTTTGGGATCTGTGATGGTTGCTCCAAGAACCTTGCAAGCCTTGGCTTTGGATAAAACTTTTCCTGTAAAGCAGGTTAACTCCTGGTTAGGTAAGTCCCGCGACGAAGATAATGAGCCATACAATGCATCTTTAATCACTTGTATTATTGCATTGTTTTTTGTTGCAATTGGCGATGTTAATATGGTTGCCCAAATTATTTCGATGTTTTTCTTAATAACTTATGGCACTTTATGCTTAATCTCCTTTTTGCATCATTTCGGTTCATCTCCATCGTATCGTCCTTCCTTTAGGTCAAAGTGGTATATTTCACTTGTTGGATTTGTTACCTCGGTTTGGGTAATGTTAAAAATAAGCATGGTGTACACCCTTCTGGCCTTAGGTATTATAGTATTACTGTACATTTATATTGACAATGTTCATAAGAATCGTAAAGGGCTTTCTTCAATTTTTGCAAATACCATTTTTCAGATAAATAGACGCTTACAGATTTATTTACAGAAGAGCAATTTGGTTCGTTCCATATCTGACTGGCGACCAAGCGTTATTTGCATTTCAAAGGATTCGTTTGTTCGTAATAATGCATTTTTGTTAACTAACTGGATATCATACAAGTATGGTTTTGGTACATACTTGCATCTTATAGATGACTATTTCTCAAAAGCCTCATATCTAAAATCCCAGGAAGAGCTTAAACGGCTCATCCATAACTATGGCGACAATAGCCACGTTTACATTGATACGCTAATCTCACCATCGTACACATCTGCTATTGCCAATTCCATTCAAATGCCAAGCATTTCAGGAATGGAAAACAATATGGTCATTCTTGAATGCCTGAAGGATGATGCTGACGAGATGGATAAGATAATTGAAAATCTTAATTTGATTAACGCAGGCAATTTTGATATAGCGATTTTAACTTCCAGCAATAAACCTATAATTTATAAGAATGGGATTCATATCTGGATAAAAACAACCGATGCTGATAACGCTAACTTAATGATAATTTTGGGATTTATTCTGCTTGGCCACCCCGATTGGCATGGGGCCGACATTAAAATCTTTGATTTATGCAAGAAAAGCGATGTGGCTGAAACCCGAAGACAAATGAAGGAGCTGATAGATAAAGGACGACTACCCATCACTCCTCAAAATGTTAAAATTATCGTTGAAGAGCAAGATAAGTCGAATAAGGATGTTATCAACCAATACTCAGTAGATGCAGGATTAGTAATTGTGGGTTTTAACCGTGAGAGTATTAAAAATCAAGGCAAATCAATATTTGAAGGCTATGATAATTTGGGGAATGTGTTGTTTGTTAACTCATCAATAAATAAGATAATTGAATAG
- a CDS encoding cation:proton antiporter, producing the protein MNSSLTILFLGIIIFLAHWFSGIFDRKGIPDVLLLMLVGILFGPILKLVKHDDFGIAGPMFTSLTLVIILFEGGIGLNISELRKSLGGSLTLTAINFVVTTIAVSILSYMLFHLSVLESLTLGATLGGTSSAVVIPMVRQISMQEISRTYLVLESALSDVLCIVFALAIIEGISGGEVQPGLIVGKIISSFVLASFVGFASAVVWAVLLNRMRSIKNSIFTTPAFVFIVYGLAEILGYSGAISSLVFGITLVNTEQLRGTFLNKYLPQNPVSLNETEKIFFSEIVFLLKTFFFVYIGISIRFDNLMILGLGLLVAISLYILRIPVVRLTAHNGIQVADKVTMSVMIPKGLAAAVLAGIPLQKGIPGGQVIQDLTYSIILITIILTSVLIPLLGRNKRLNAIYGWFFRIRFNKR; encoded by the coding sequence ATGAACTCATCGTTAACCATATTGTTTTTAGGGATAATTATTTTTTTGGCCCACTGGTTTTCCGGGATTTTTGACCGGAAAGGGATTCCCGATGTACTACTTTTGATGCTTGTGGGTATCCTATTTGGCCCTATCCTAAAATTGGTAAAACACGATGATTTTGGAATTGCCGGGCCCATGTTCACATCGTTAACGCTGGTAATCATACTTTTTGAGGGTGGAATTGGTTTGAATATAAGCGAGTTAAGGAAATCGTTGGGAGGTTCGCTAACGCTTACGGCAATAAACTTTGTTGTAACTACCATTGCTGTATCAATTCTATCATACATGCTGTTTCATCTTTCCGTATTAGAATCGCTAACACTTGGTGCAACTCTGGGTGGAACCTCATCGGCAGTGGTTATTCCCATGGTAAGGCAGATATCGATGCAGGAGATATCCAGAACCTATCTGGTATTAGAGTCGGCATTAAGCGACGTGCTTTGCATTGTGTTTGCACTTGCTATTATCGAGGGAATTAGTGGTGGAGAGGTTCAGCCAGGATTAATAGTTGGTAAAATAATTTCATCGTTTGTTCTTGCATCGTTTGTTGGTTTTGCTTCAGCCGTGGTTTGGGCTGTTCTGCTAAACCGGATGCGCTCAATCAAAAACTCCATTTTTACTACGCCGGCTTTTGTTTTTATAGTTTACGGATTGGCTGAGATATTAGGATATAGCGGGGCTATATCATCGTTGGTTTTTGGAATAACCCTTGTTAATACCGAGCAGCTTAGGGGCACGTTTCTAAACAAGTATTTGCCACAAAATCCTGTTTCGCTCAACGAAACCGAAAAGATCTTCTTCTCGGAGATAGTTTTTCTGCTTAAAACCTTCTTCTTCGTATATATAGGCATATCAATTCGGTTCGATAATCTGATGATTCTGGGGCTAGGTTTGTTGGTTGCAATATCGCTTTACATACTCAGAATTCCGGTGGTAAGGCTTACTGCCCATAATGGAATTCAGGTTGCTGATAAGGTTACCATGTCGGTAATGATTCCAAAAGGGTTAGCCGCTGCTGTACTGGCGGGAATACCGTTGCAAAAAGGGATTCCGGGAGGACAGGTCATCCAGGACTTAACTTACTCTATCATCCTAATTACAATCATACTTACTAGCGTGCTAATTCCTCTTTTAGGTCGAAATAAAAGATTAAACGCTATTTACGGTTGGTTTTTTAGGATTCGGTTTAATAAACGTTAA
- a CDS encoding HDIG domain-containing metalloprotein translates to MEQREFYVELLNKHVSNPKMIAHCLASEAVLRELARKFGEDEDVWGIAGLLHDLDVEITNADPKSHALVAAEMLQNVLPAEAVDAIKMHNEEATGMPRTTRFQHALAAGETITGLIFATALVYPDKKIASVKPKSVVKRMKEKQFAASVNRDTIMECERIGLSLDEFVQLSLNALIPIAPTLGF, encoded by the coding sequence ATGGAACAGCGCGAATTTTACGTTGAGCTGCTAAACAAGCACGTTTCAAATCCTAAAATGATAGCCCATTGCCTGGCTTCGGAAGCCGTGTTGCGCGAGCTGGCCCGGAAGTTTGGTGAGGATGAGGATGTTTGGGGTATAGCCGGTTTGCTTCACGACTTGGATGTTGAAATAACCAACGCCGATCCTAAAAGCCATGCGCTGGTTGCTGCTGAAATGCTTCAAAATGTATTGCCAGCCGAGGCTGTTGATGCCATTAAAATGCACAACGAGGAGGCAACAGGCATGCCTCGTACAACTCGTTTCCAGCATGCCCTGGCCGCCGGCGAAACCATAACCGGCCTAATATTTGCCACGGCCTTAGTTTATCCCGATAAAAAAATTGCAAGCGTTAAGCCAAAGTCAGTGGTAAAACGTATGAAGGAAAAACAGTTTGCAGCCTCTGTAAACCGCGATACAATAATGGAGTGCGAAAGGATTGGGCTTAGCCTGGATGAGTTTGTTCAGCTCTCCCTAAACGCTTTAATACCAATTGCGCCAACTTTAGGTTTTTAA
- a CDS encoding inositol monophosphatase family protein — MNIDLVLPLVIDAAQRAGEWALSEREKFTAEMVEVKGKHNFVSYVDKHCEAMLVETLGKALPQAGFIAEEGTGSKNSSGLNWIIDPLDGTTNYIHGLSPFAVSIALMDNDRVVLGVVHEASLRECFWATESGGAYLNGNPIKVTTTQKVNDSLIATGFPYYDYSRISPFFQTMDYFMRNSHGLRRLGSAATDLVYVACGRFDAFYEYGLSPWDVAAGAFIVERAGGKVCDFKGGNSYIFGGEIIATNLNIHQEFTSVIRGIMFG, encoded by the coding sequence ATGAATATTGATTTAGTACTTCCTCTGGTAATTGATGCTGCCCAAAGGGCAGGTGAGTGGGCTTTGTCCGAAAGGGAAAAGTTTACAGCCGAAATGGTTGAGGTGAAGGGAAAGCACAACTTTGTTTCGTATGTCGATAAGCATTGCGAGGCCATGCTGGTTGAAACATTGGGCAAAGCGCTTCCGCAAGCCGGTTTTATTGCCGAGGAGGGAACCGGTAGCAAAAATTCCAGCGGTTTAAACTGGATAATCGATCCGCTCGATGGCACCACAAACTACATTCATGGGCTATCGCCTTTTGCTGTAAGCATTGCATTGATGGACAATGATAGGGTTGTTCTTGGTGTAGTGCATGAGGCAAGCCTAAGGGAATGCTTTTGGGCAACCGAAAGTGGTGGTGCTTACCTTAACGGAAACCCCATTAAGGTAACAACTACACAAAAGGTAAACGATTCGCTTATTGCAACTGGTTTCCCGTACTACGATTACTCCCGCATCAGCCCCTTTTTCCAAACCATGGATTACTTCATGCGCAACTCGCACGGCTTACGCCGTCTGGGTTCAGCTGCTACCGACCTGGTTTACGTTGCTTGTGGCCGTTTCGATGCGTTTTACGAGTATGGCCTCAGCCCCTGGGATGTTGCTGCTGGTGCTTTTATTGTTGAAAGGGCTGGTGGTAAGGTGTGCGATTTTAAGGGCGGAAATAGTTACATTTTTGGAGGTGAAATAATTGCAACTAATTTAAACATTCATCAAGAGTTTACATCCGTAATTCGCGGTATTATGTTTGGCTAG
- a CDS encoding lysophospholipid acyltransferase family protein, translating into MRKVIHAISFYTFSILTFPFKFMPLRWLYGISDIMYLIIYKIIGYRVDVVKKNLKNSFPQKTESELLEIERKFYRHFCDLFVEQFYILHANAKKAKRLCSFKNLEQLDRYYNENKSIVVAGGHYGNWELYGLFGLFLKHQVFGAYKPLANKYFESFVNASRERFGALAVPMRDTPRTAMQFAREGKLFFLGLIADQTPAKGEIRYWTTFLNQDTPVFLGTEKIAKKLNQPVFFCNMRKLKRGFYEVELELLTDKPAETKPYEITEMHVRALERLINEAPEYWLWSHRRWKHSRNLTQTPNEQ; encoded by the coding sequence ATGAGAAAAGTGATTCATGCCATATCGTTCTACACTTTTAGTATACTAACATTCCCTTTCAAATTCATGCCCTTGCGCTGGCTTTATGGGATATCGGATATCATGTACCTTATCATTTATAAAATTATAGGGTATAGGGTTGATGTTGTGAAAAAAAACCTGAAAAATTCTTTCCCTCAAAAAACAGAAAGTGAGTTGCTGGAAATTGAAAGGAAGTTTTACCGCCACTTCTGCGATTTGTTTGTGGAGCAGTTTTACATTCTGCATGCCAATGCTAAAAAAGCCAAACGGTTATGTAGTTTTAAAAATTTAGAGCAACTTGACCGGTATTACAATGAAAACAAAAGCATTGTTGTGGCTGGCGGACATTATGGGAATTGGGAATTGTATGGTTTGTTTGGGCTTTTTTTAAAGCATCAAGTTTTTGGTGCATATAAACCATTAGCTAATAAGTACTTTGAGAGTTTTGTAAATGCTTCGCGAGAGCGATTTGGTGCGCTGGCTGTTCCCATGAGAGACACTCCCAGAACCGCAATGCAATTTGCCAGGGAAGGGAAACTATTCTTTCTGGGATTAATCGCCGATCAAACCCCAGCTAAGGGCGAAATAAGGTACTGGACAACCTTTTTAAACCAGGATACACCTGTTTTCCTGGGTACCGAGAAGATTGCCAAGAAACTCAACCAGCCGGTTTTCTTCTGCAACATGCGAAAGCTTAAAAGGGGTTTCTATGAGGTTGAACTTGAACTCTTAACCGATAAACCTGCTGAAACCAAGCCCTACGAAATAACCGAAATGCACGTAAGAGCATTAGAGCGATTGATTAACGAGGCTCCTGAATACTGGCTTTGGTCGCACCGACGCTGGAAACACTCCCGTAACTTAACTCAAACTCCCAATGAGCAGTAG
- a CDS encoding glycosyltransferase family 2 protein yields the protein MSSSKVAVVILNWNGEHFLKKFLPTLIENTPRSQVEIVVADNGSTDGSLLILNDYPTVRTILLDKNFGYTGGYNRALSQVEAQYYVLLNSDIEVPSGWLEPMVTFMDKNPQVAACAPKLIDFNHKEYFEYAGAAGGFIDLFGYPFCRGRILSEIEADNGQYDDPMPIFWASGACMMVRSSCFWEAGGFDDDFFAHMEEIDLCWRLQNRGYIIYSIPSSVVYHVGGGTLPNNNPFKLFLNYRNNLSMLHKNLSLRALLVVIPIRMVLDILSAFVYLVNGRLSFTKAVFKAHKQYLANISTLNKKRKLLKPFNQATRYRGLILVDFFILRRRKFYSLPISGNNY from the coding sequence ATGAGCAGTAGTAAAGTTGCGGTGGTTATTCTGAACTGGAATGGGGAACATTTCCTGAAAAAGTTCCTTCCTACGCTTATTGAGAACACTCCAAGGTCTCAGGTTGAAATAGTGGTTGCCGACAATGGTTCAACCGATGGCTCGCTTTTGATACTTAATGATTACCCAACGGTTCGGACAATTCTGCTCGATAAAAACTTTGGTTACACCGGTGGATACAACCGTGCCCTTAGCCAGGTAGAGGCTCAGTATTACGTGCTCCTGAACTCCGATATAGAAGTACCCAGTGGATGGTTGGAGCCCATGGTTACATTTATGGATAAAAACCCCCAAGTGGCCGCGTGCGCTCCTAAGCTAATTGATTTTAACCACAAGGAATACTTTGAGTACGCTGGGGCAGCAGGAGGTTTTATCGATCTGTTTGGTTATCCATTCTGCCGGGGACGTATCCTTTCCGAGATTGAGGCCGACAATGGCCAGTACGACGATCCCATGCCAATATTCTGGGCAAGCGGAGCTTGCATGATGGTTCGCTCATCATGTTTCTGGGAGGCTGGAGGTTTCGATGACGATTTTTTTGCCCACATGGAGGAAATTGATTTGTGCTGGCGCTTGCAGAATAGGGGCTACATAATTTACTCCATTCCCAGCTCGGTGGTTTACCATGTTGGAGGGGGAACACTGCCTAACAATAACCCCTTCAAGCTTTTCCTGAACTACAGGAATAACCTCTCCATGTTGCATAAAAACCTTTCACTTAGGGCGCTCCTTGTGGTTATCCCTATAAGAATGGTGCTTGATATTCTTTCGGCTTTTGTTTACCTTGTTAATGGTCGCCTTTCGTTTACTAAAGCTGTGTTTAAGGCTCACAAACAGTATTTAGCCAACATCTCTACTTTAAATAAGAAACGGAAACTCCTTAAACCTTTCAATCAGGCTACCCGCTACAGGGGATTAATTCTAGTTGATTTTTTCATACTCCGTCGTCGTAAATTTTATAGCTTGCCAATTTCTGGTAACAATTATTAA
- a CDS encoding AMP-binding protein, translating into MVSFKKLTIRDILFRSRMAYYNRPSLAFVGQEPVTYADMAVIVRNVSGMLNTLGIGKGDKVALIGENSPNWGMAYLAITSMGAVVVPILPDFSGHEMESIINHSEAKVVFVSAKLYGQLDRKNIPGVIAYILINNLQPFDESVTTPTAGMPYETPKAIVNVDYCDCELPRPDEDDLAAIIYTSGTTGRPKGVMLTHKNLVSNVLSTLMIQEVNENDRLLSILPLSHTYECTIGFLIPMATGASVYYLDKPPTPAVLIPAMQAVKPTMLLSVPLVIEKIYKNKIKPELTSSSLKRKLYSFTPTRKLLHRIAAKKLHKTFGGELHFFGIGGAKLSFEAERFLNEGRFPYSIGYGMTETSPLLTGSSPKLVRFRTAGFSIPGQELKLLNPNPHTGEGEIIVRGANVMVGYYKDPELTQTMFIDGWLRTGDLGYIDSDGYVEIRGRSKNMILTASGENIYPEEIEDVINKHEFVLESLVYELRGKLVARVHLNKEALEKYYENLKHSAKDWQHNAEEHTRKVLDEIMNYVNAKVSKFSRLNHIVEQQEPFVKTPTQKIKRFLYKE; encoded by the coding sequence ATGGTTTCATTTAAGAAGTTAACAATCAGGGATATACTGTTCCGTTCGCGAATGGCATATTACAACAGGCCATCATTAGCATTTGTTGGTCAGGAGCCTGTAACCTATGCCGATATGGCAGTAATAGTCCGAAATGTTTCGGGCATGCTAAACACCCTTGGTATAGGCAAAGGCGATAAGGTGGCACTAATTGGCGAGAATAGCCCCAACTGGGGAATGGCCTACCTTGCCATTACATCAATGGGTGCTGTAGTGGTGCCAATTCTTCCTGACTTTTCGGGGCACGAGATGGAAAGTATTATTAACCATAGCGAAGCTAAGGTTGTTTTTGTCTCAGCCAAGCTATATGGCCAACTCGATAGAAAGAACATTCCGGGTGTAATTGCTTACATACTAATCAATAACCTGCAGCCCTTTGACGAGAGCGTTACCACGCCTACGGCTGGTATGCCTTACGAAACGCCAAAGGCTATTGTGAATGTTGATTACTGCGATTGCGAACTACCTCGCCCCGATGAGGATGACCTTGCAGCAATTATTTACACATCGGGTACTACTGGTCGCCCCAAGGGTGTAATGCTCACCCATAAAAACCTGGTGTCAAACGTACTATCAACCCTGATGATACAGGAGGTAAACGAAAACGACAGGTTGTTATCCATCCTTCCGCTTTCGCATACCTACGAGTGTACGATAGGCTTCTTAATACCCATGGCAACCGGGGCATCGGTTTACTATCTGGATAAGCCGCCTACACCAGCCGTACTTATTCCCGCCATGCAGGCTGTTAAGCCTACCATGTTGCTTTCAGTACCCTTAGTAATTGAAAAGATTTACAAGAATAAGATCAAGCCTGAACTTACATCAAGCTCTCTCAAGCGAAAACTTTACAGCTTTACCCCTACCCGCAAGCTGCTTCACCGGATTGCAGCAAAAAAACTCCATAAAACATTTGGTGGGGAGCTTCACTTTTTTGGCATTGGTGGTGCAAAGCTGTCGTTTGAGGCGGAACGCTTTCTGAACGAGGGTCGTTTCCCGTATTCCATTGGTTACGGTATGACCGAAACATCGCCACTTTTAACGGGAAGTTCACCAAAGCTGGTTAGGTTCCGTACAGCAGGTTTTTCCATTCCCGGACAGGAACTTAAGTTGCTAAACCCTAACCCACATACAGGGGAAGGCGAGATAATTGTAAGGGGTGCCAATGTTATGGTTGGCTACTACAAGGATCCTGAACTTACCCAAACCATGTTTATTGACGGTTGGCTCCGTACCGGCGACTTAGGGTATATTGACAGCGATGGATACGTTGAAATTCGTGGACGCTCAAAGAATATGATCCTTACCGCTTCCGGCGAAAACATTTATCCCGAAGAGATTGAAGACGTAATCAACAAGCATGAGTTTGTGCTTGAATCGCTGGTTTACGAACTTCGTGGAAAACTTGTGGCTCGTGTCCACCTGAACAAGGAAGCACTTGAGAAATATTACGAGAATCTTAAACACTCTGCCAAGGATTGGCAACACAATGCTGAGGAGCATACCCGAAAGGTGTTAGACGAAATAATGAACTACGTAAATGCTAAGGTTTCAAAGTTTTCCCGTTTGAATCATATTGTTGAGCAACAGGAACCCTTTGTAAAGACCCCTACACAAAAAATTAAACGATTCCTTTACAAGGAGTAG
- the lysA gene encoding diaminopimelate decarboxylase: MQTPFYQYDLALLNDTLNAAVAQATRYGYTIHYALKANANPALLKIISGAGFGADCVSGNEIKVALKNGFKPQGIVFAGVGKTDWEIEYAIEQNIQCIHCESVQEFQVIEQIAQKLNKTASIALRINPNVDANTHKSITTGLKENKFGMSAEEASLILNSANKYKNINLVGLHFHIGSQIMNMEVFKNLALEVNRIQERLQSKALPYLNLGGGLGIDYINPSINRIADFEGYFKTINQWLNPGKEQTIHFELGRSLVGQCGQLYTRVLYTKTTKSRNFAIVDAGMNALIRPALYGAIHRIENISKIEYPTIATYDVVGPICETTDCFGEQVNLPNTERGDLLVVHSCGAYAESMASDYNLRERPKSVFNHSGLALLPKH, translated from the coding sequence ATGCAAACTCCATTCTACCAGTATGATTTAGCGCTACTGAACGATACACTGAACGCAGCAGTTGCGCAAGCAACAAGGTATGGGTACACTATTCATTACGCACTTAAAGCTAATGCCAACCCTGCCCTTTTGAAGATCATTTCGGGTGCGGGTTTTGGCGCCGATTGTGTTAGCGGAAACGAGATTAAAGTTGCCTTGAAAAATGGATTTAAGCCCCAAGGCATTGTGTTTGCCGGAGTTGGTAAAACCGATTGGGAAATAGAGTATGCCATTGAGCAGAATATTCAATGCATCCATTGCGAGTCGGTTCAGGAATTTCAGGTAATTGAACAGATTGCACAAAAGTTGAACAAAACTGCCAGTATAGCGCTTCGCATCAACCCTAATGTGGACGCCAACACCCACAAGTCAATTACCACCGGACTAAAAGAGAATAAGTTTGGAATGAGTGCGGAAGAGGCAAGTTTGATATTAAACTCTGCAAATAAGTATAAGAATATCAACCTGGTTGGACTACACTTTCATATTGGTTCACAGATAATGAACATGGAAGTGTTCAAGAACCTAGCCCTTGAGGTAAACCGTATTCAGGAAAGGTTACAAAGCAAAGCACTTCCTTACCTAAACCTGGGTGGAGGTTTGGGAATTGACTATATCAATCCCTCGATTAATAGGATAGCTGACTTTGAAGGGTATTTCAAAACCATCAACCAGTGGCTCAACCCCGGAAAGGAGCAAACTATCCATTTTGAGCTTGGCCGCTCATTGGTTGGCCAATGTGGCCAGCTATACACCCGAGTGCTGTATACCAAAACTACTAAATCGCGAAACTTTGCCATTGTAGATGCTGGAATGAATGCCCTAATCCGTCCGGCACTCTATGGCGCCATACACCGCATTGAGAACATAAGTAAAATTGAATACCCTACTATTGCCACCTACGATGTGGTTGGGCCAATTTGCGAAACAACCGATTGTTTTGGCGAGCAGGTAAACCTCCCCAATACAGAACGTGGCGATTTGCTTGTTGTCCATTCTTGTGGTGCCTATGCCGAATCCATGGCCTCGGATTACAACCTAAGGGAACGGCCAAAATCTGTTTTTAACCATTCAGGTTTAGCCTTATTGCCTAAACACTAG